The proteins below come from a single Caulobacter segnis ATCC 21756 genomic window:
- a CDS encoding oligogalacturonate lyase family protein has protein sequence MKSFLISGAAALLLVGAASAQDLQTAAKPGAPEPPVEWVDKATGHRIVRLSREAGSSSLYFNYNAYTPKGDRLVFSTPTGITAMDLKTRALTKIVEGKVRLLFVGRKTGAVYYEKALTVDPMGPKAVMATDPYTKATREVAKMDRGGLQTLNADETLLAGVAVRTDVAIPPNLADALPKNPDDVKSADGKELSYAEGREVQLNARLDSRIPMEIFTINTVTGERKVVHQATDWLNHLQFSPTDPGLLMFCHEGPWHKVDRLWLVRTDKPNDAPVKIHTRTMNMEIAGHEWFSADGKTVWYDLQTPRGEDFWVAGYEIATGKRNWLHLERNAWSVHFNSSPDGKLFAGDGGDSEMVAHAPDGKWIVLLKPRAIPDVAGIHAPGAEHLISPGVLDAERLVDMRGHDYRLEPNVNFTPDAKWLVFRSNMHGANQVYAVEIAKAQP, from the coding sequence ATGAAGTCGTTCCTGATCAGCGGCGCGGCCGCCCTGCTTCTCGTCGGCGCCGCGAGCGCCCAAGACCTCCAGACCGCCGCCAAGCCCGGCGCGCCCGAACCGCCGGTGGAATGGGTCGACAAGGCCACCGGCCACCGGATCGTGCGCCTGTCACGCGAAGCCGGCAGCTCCAGCCTGTACTTCAACTACAACGCCTATACGCCCAAGGGCGATCGGCTGGTGTTCTCGACGCCGACCGGCATCACGGCCATGGACCTCAAGACCCGAGCGCTGACCAAGATCGTCGAGGGCAAGGTCCGGCTGCTGTTCGTCGGACGCAAGACGGGCGCGGTCTACTACGAGAAGGCTCTGACCGTCGATCCGATGGGCCCCAAGGCGGTCATGGCGACCGATCCATATACCAAGGCCACGCGCGAGGTCGCCAAGATGGACCGCGGCGGCCTGCAGACGCTCAACGCCGACGAGACGCTGCTGGCCGGCGTCGCCGTGCGCACGGACGTCGCGATCCCACCGAACCTCGCCGACGCCCTCCCCAAGAACCCGGACGACGTCAAAAGCGCCGACGGCAAGGAGTTATCCTACGCGGAGGGCCGCGAGGTGCAGCTCAATGCGCGCCTGGACAGCCGTATCCCGATGGAGATCTTCACGATCAACACGGTCACCGGCGAACGCAAGGTCGTGCACCAGGCCACGGACTGGTTGAACCACCTGCAGTTCTCGCCGACTGATCCGGGGCTCCTGATGTTCTGTCACGAGGGGCCCTGGCACAAGGTCGACCGCCTGTGGCTGGTTCGAACCGACAAGCCGAATGATGCGCCGGTCAAGATCCACACCCGCACCATGAACATGGAGATCGCGGGCCACGAATGGTTCAGCGCCGACGGCAAGACGGTCTGGTACGACCTCCAGACCCCGCGCGGCGAGGACTTCTGGGTCGCCGGCTACGAGATCGCCACCGGCAAGCGCAACTGGCTGCATCTGGAGCGCAACGCCTGGTCGGTGCACTTCAACTCATCGCCCGACGGCAAGCTGTTCGCCGGTGACGGCGGCGACAGCGAGATGGTCGCCCATGCGCCCGACGGCAAATGGATCGTGCTGCTGAAGCCCCGCGCCATCCCCGATGTCGCCGGCATCCACGCGCCGGGCGCCGAACACCTGATCAGCCCCGGCGTGCTTGACGCCGAGCGCTTGGTCGACATGCGCGGCCACGACTATCGCCTGGAGCCGAACGTCAACTTCACGCCAGACGCCAAGTGGCTGGTGTTCCGCTCGAACATGCACGGCGCCAATCAGGTCTACGCGGTCGAGATCGCCAAGGCGCAGCCGTAA
- a CDS encoding rhamnogalacturonan acetylesterase — MIAALALAAALTTAPATSEPRIIIASDSTAANYGADRYPQMGWGMVLKCSLDPAVQVVNLARGGRSTKTFIEEGLWDQLVAQLKPGDTVLIQFGHNDADTKKMERHTDPNGAYDVNLRRFVADVRAKKATPVLVTPIARWMWENGEPKDAHGPYVATIQRVAKDLKVPLVDLDGDMMAALKARGELASQRLYLQYKPYDQIARYPDGISDDTHINEQGARLGAALVATRLASLKLPISRHVRPASVAGQPRLGGPSCP; from the coding sequence ATGATCGCCGCCTTGGCTCTGGCCGCCGCCCTGACGACAGCTCCGGCGACCTCGGAACCGCGCATCATCATCGCCAGCGACTCCACCGCCGCCAACTACGGCGCCGACCGCTATCCGCAGATGGGCTGGGGCATGGTCCTAAAGTGCTCGCTCGATCCCGCCGTCCAGGTCGTCAACCTGGCGCGCGGCGGCCGGTCGACCAAGACCTTCATCGAGGAAGGCCTCTGGGACCAGTTGGTCGCCCAACTCAAGCCGGGCGACACGGTCCTGATTCAGTTCGGCCACAACGACGCCGACACCAAGAAGATGGAGCGCCACACCGATCCGAACGGCGCCTATGACGTCAATCTGCGACGGTTCGTGGCCGACGTGCGAGCGAAGAAGGCCACGCCGGTGCTGGTCACGCCGATCGCCCGCTGGATGTGGGAGAACGGCGAGCCGAAGGATGCTCACGGTCCTTACGTGGCCACCATCCAGCGAGTGGCGAAGGACCTGAAGGTCCCGCTGGTCGACCTGGACGGCGACATGATGGCGGCCTTGAAGGCGAGGGGAGAGCTGGCCTCGCAGCGGCTCTATCTCCAATACAAGCCCTACGACCAGATCGCGCGCTATCCGGATGGGATCAGCGACGACACCCACATCAACGAGCAGGGCGCTCGCCTGGGCGCGGCGCTGGTCGCCACGCGACTGGCCAGCCTGAAGCTGCCGATCTCGCGTCACGTCCGTCCGGCGTCTGTCGCCGGGCAGCCGCGGCTAGGCGGACCAAGCTGTCCCTGA
- a CDS encoding SDR family NAD(P)-dependent oxidoreductase: protein MSTVFTNRFSGRTAVITGGASGLGKAVAARIVAEGGKVSLWDLHAEALAATAEEIGASHTVALDVSDEAAVLAAAQAANAALGRIDILIASAGITGATATVYEYPTDSWKRVFDINVNGVFYSCKAVVPFMLANGYGRIVNVASVAGKEGNPNAGAYSASKAAVIGLTKSLGKELATKGVIANGITPATFESPILEQLPPSQVEYMKGKIPMGRLGEVHESAAMVCFMASEECSFTTAATFDTSGGRTTF, encoded by the coding sequence GTGAGCACCGTCTTCACCAATCGCTTTTCTGGCCGCACGGCCGTGATCACCGGCGGGGCTTCCGGTCTCGGCAAGGCCGTCGCGGCCCGGATCGTCGCCGAAGGCGGCAAGGTCTCGCTCTGGGATCTCCATGCGGAAGCCCTCGCGGCCACCGCCGAGGAGATCGGCGCGAGCCACACCGTCGCGCTCGACGTCTCCGACGAGGCCGCGGTCCTGGCCGCCGCCCAGGCCGCCAACGCTGCGCTGGGCCGGATCGATATTCTGATCGCTTCGGCCGGGATCACCGGTGCCACGGCGACCGTGTACGAGTATCCGACCGACAGCTGGAAGCGCGTGTTCGACATCAACGTCAACGGCGTCTTCTACAGCTGCAAGGCCGTCGTGCCGTTCATGCTGGCGAACGGCTATGGCCGGATCGTCAACGTCGCCTCGGTGGCGGGCAAGGAAGGCAACCCCAACGCCGGCGCCTATTCGGCGTCAAAGGCGGCGGTGATCGGCCTGACCAAGTCGCTGGGCAAGGAACTGGCCACCAAGGGCGTGATCGCCAACGGCATCACCCCGGCGACCTTCGAAAGCCCGATCCTGGAACAGCTGCCGCCAAGCCAGGTCGAGTACATGAAGGGCAAGATCCCGATGGGTCGCCTGGGCGAAGTCCACGAGAGCGCCGCCATGGTCTGCTTCATGGCGTCGGAAGAGTGCAGCTTCACCACCGCCGCGACCTTCGACACCTCCGGCGGCCGGACCACGTTCTAG
- a CDS encoding SGNH/GDSL hydrolase family protein: MKLLRAGLPLAAIAAVLIAGPGFAAPKPKPAIVAAPLSTWSAAWGIAPLQSVAVARPNEVRLFSDVTARQVVRLNLGGDAIRLRLTNELSERTLKVGAMSVALASADGKIQGAPIAVTFGGKPEASIAPGAPLLSDPIALPAKAMDHLSVATFFVEPTAPAGHRVRLFLSPQGNHTAKTEIPGEQATRGPGLISGVEVRGVSQRPVIAAIGDSITEGARSTPDADMGWPEQLAARIAARGDAFGVVNVGISGGRLLREGSGPSALTRFDRDVLSIPGLSGVVVLEGINDIGRAAQPGYASEAVTADELIAGYRQLIARAHARGVKVYGGTLLPFEGAMYFHAAGETTRQAVNGWIRNSGEFDGVIDFEAAMKDPAKPSRMLEGLHSGDFLHPGDAGYARMAEVADKALFGAR, encoded by the coding sequence ATGAAGCTCTTGCGCGCCGGTCTGCCGTTGGCGGCCATCGCCGCTGTCCTGATCGCAGGCCCCGGCTTCGCCGCGCCGAAGCCCAAGCCCGCGATCGTCGCCGCGCCGCTCTCGACGTGGTCGGCCGCCTGGGGAATTGCGCCGTTGCAGTCCGTCGCAGTAGCGCGGCCCAACGAAGTCCGGTTGTTCTCGGATGTCACCGCTCGCCAGGTCGTCCGCCTCAATCTCGGCGGGGACGCCATTCGCCTGCGCCTGACCAACGAGCTGAGCGAACGCACCCTGAAGGTCGGCGCGATGTCGGTGGCGCTGGCGAGCGCGGACGGAAAGATCCAGGGCGCGCCCATCGCTGTCACATTCGGCGGCAAGCCCGAAGCGTCGATCGCGCCCGGCGCGCCGCTGCTCAGCGATCCCATCGCCTTGCCGGCCAAGGCCATGGACCACCTGTCGGTCGCGACCTTTTTCGTAGAGCCGACCGCGCCGGCGGGCCATCGTGTCCGTCTGTTCCTCTCGCCGCAGGGTAACCACACCGCCAAGACCGAAATTCCCGGCGAGCAGGCGACGCGCGGGCCGGGCCTGATCTCCGGGGTGGAGGTGCGCGGCGTCAGCCAGCGCCCCGTGATCGCGGCCATCGGCGATTCCATCACCGAAGGCGCGCGCTCCACGCCGGACGCCGACATGGGGTGGCCCGAGCAATTGGCGGCCCGGATCGCCGCGCGGGGCGACGCGTTCGGCGTCGTCAATGTGGGGATCAGCGGCGGCCGGCTGCTGCGCGAGGGATCTGGTCCCAGCGCCCTGACCCGCTTCGACCGCGACGTGCTGTCGATCCCGGGCCTATCGGGCGTGGTGGTGCTGGAAGGCATCAACGATATCGGCCGCGCCGCCCAGCCAGGCTACGCCAGCGAGGCGGTGACCGCCGATGAGCTGATCGCCGGCTATCGCCAGCTGATCGCCCGGGCGCATGCGCGGGGCGTCAAGGTCTATGGCGGCACGCTGCTGCCGTTCGAGGGCGCGATGTACTTCCACGCCGCTGGAGAGACGACGCGTCAGGCGGTCAACGGCTGGATCCGCAACAGCGGCGAGTTCGACGGAGTCATCGACTTCGAAGCGGCGATGAAGGATCCGGCCAAGCCCTCGCGCATGCTGGAAGGCCTGCACAGCGGCGACTTTCTGCACCCCGGCGACGCGGGTTACGCCCGCATGGCCGAGGTCGCGGACAAGGCGCTGTTCGGCGCCCGCTGA
- a CDS encoding fumarylacetoacetate hydrolase family protein — protein MKLLRYGPKGSEKPGLLDSDGQIRDLSGHVPDITGAQLSPASLNALASIDPTTLPLVEGAPRYGCPIASVSKFIAVGLNFADHAAESNLPIPEEPVIFTKAVSCIQGPNDPVMLPKGSLKTDWEVELGVVIGSRARYVSEAEALGYVAGYVLINDVSERAFQIERGGTWDKGKGCDTFGPIGPWLVTSDEVGDPQNLGMWLEVNGQRKQDGSSKTMIFPISKLVSYISEFMTLEPGDLITTGTPPGVGMGQKPEPVYLKAGDEMRLGIEKLGEQRQIVVSWTKEGAA, from the coding sequence ATGAAACTGCTCCGTTACGGCCCCAAGGGCTCTGAGAAGCCCGGCCTGCTCGACTCCGATGGCCAGATCCGCGACCTGTCCGGCCACGTGCCCGACATCACCGGCGCCCAGCTGTCGCCCGCCAGCCTCAACGCCCTGGCGTCGATCGATCCGACCACCCTGCCCCTCGTCGAGGGCGCGCCGCGCTACGGCTGCCCGATCGCCAGCGTCAGCAAGTTCATCGCCGTTGGCCTGAACTTCGCCGATCACGCCGCCGAGTCGAATCTGCCCATCCCGGAAGAGCCGGTGATCTTCACCAAGGCGGTAAGCTGCATCCAGGGCCCCAACGACCCGGTGATGCTGCCCAAGGGCTCGCTGAAGACCGACTGGGAAGTCGAGCTGGGCGTGGTGATCGGTTCGCGCGCCCGCTACGTTTCGGAAGCCGAGGCCCTGGGCTATGTCGCAGGCTACGTGCTGATCAACGACGTCTCGGAACGCGCCTTCCAGATCGAGCGCGGCGGCACCTGGGACAAGGGCAAGGGCTGTGACACCTTCGGCCCCATCGGTCCCTGGCTGGTGACCTCGGACGAGGTCGGCGATCCTCAGAACCTCGGCATGTGGCTGGAGGTCAACGGCCAGCGCAAGCAGGACGGCTCGTCCAAGACCATGATCTTCCCGATCAGCAAGCTGGTCTCGTACATCAGCGAATTCATGACGCTGGAGCCGGGCGACCTGATCACCACCGGCACCCCTCCGGGCGTCGGCATGGGCCAGAAGCCCGAGCCCGTCTACCTGAAGGCCGGCGACGAGATGCGCCTGGGCATCGAGAAGCTGGGCGAGCAGCGCCAGATCGTCGTCTCCTGGACCAAGGAAGGCGCCGCGTGA
- a CDS encoding amidohydrolase family protein, giving the protein MAYTGPIVDPHMHLWDLDRHYYAWLQDTPLPNNPAGDMTPIAYKSYRLDDYLADAKGWNVVEVVHVECGLPPKDQLSETDWLQSIADQRGVIGGIVAGANLDDPGVEAMLAAHAARRNVRGVRQIVNWHKDPAKTYGPADKLLDARWREGFALLAKYGLSFDLQLYPSQMTVAAELADAHPDIPLIINHAGMPTDRDDAGLAAWRDGLAALAERPNVSCKISGLAMIDRAWTVESLEPFVLRVIETFGVERCMFASNFPVEKVHGAFGAFYAAYDAITARFSDDERETLFAGAARRIYRLAA; this is encoded by the coding sequence ATGGCGTACACGGGCCCCATCGTCGATCCCCACATGCATCTGTGGGACCTCGATCGGCACTACTACGCCTGGCTTCAGGACACGCCGCTGCCGAATAACCCGGCCGGCGACATGACGCCGATCGCCTACAAGTCCTATCGCCTCGACGACTATCTGGCCGACGCCAAGGGCTGGAACGTCGTCGAGGTCGTGCACGTCGAATGCGGCCTGCCGCCCAAGGACCAGCTGTCGGAAACCGACTGGCTGCAATCCATCGCCGACCAGCGTGGCGTGATCGGCGGCATCGTGGCCGGGGCGAACCTCGACGATCCTGGCGTCGAAGCGATGCTGGCCGCGCACGCGGCGCGCCGGAACGTCCGAGGGGTCCGCCAGATCGTCAACTGGCACAAGGACCCGGCCAAGACCTACGGCCCCGCCGACAAGCTGCTCGACGCCCGCTGGCGCGAGGGTTTCGCGCTGCTGGCCAAGTACGGTCTGTCGTTCGACCTGCAGCTCTATCCCTCGCAAATGACCGTGGCCGCCGAGCTGGCCGACGCCCATCCGGACATTCCGCTGATCATCAATCACGCGGGCATGCCGACGGATCGCGACGACGCCGGCCTCGCCGCCTGGCGCGACGGCTTGGCGGCGCTGGCCGAGCGCCCGAACGTCAGCTGCAAGATTTCCGGCCTGGCGATGATCGATCGAGCCTGGACCGTCGAAAGCCTGGAGCCCTTCGTGCTGCGGGTGATCGAGACCTTCGGCGTCGAGCGCTGCATGTTCGCGAGCAACTTCCCCGTCGAGAAGGTGCATGGCGCGTTTGGCGCCTTCTACGCCGCCTATGACGCCATCACGGCCCGCTTCAGCGACGACGAGCGCGAGACCCTGTTCGCCGGCGCCGCGCGGCGCATCTATCGCCTCGCCGCCTGA
- the rhmD gene encoding L-rhamnonate dehydratase has protein sequence MAFPVIKHVRAFVVRGGGADYHDQGAGHWIDDHIATPMSRYPEYRQSRQSFGINVLGTLVVEIEAADGTIGFAVTTGGEPAAYIVEKHLSRFLEGRDPTEVEKIWDQMYFSTQYYGRKGLVVNAISGVDLALYDLLGKLRQEPVYALLGGKVRDELTFYATGARPDLAKQMGFIGGKMPLHHGPAEGEEGLRKNIEELATMRERVGEDFWLMFDCWMSLDLNYATKLAHKAHEYGLKWIEEALSPDDYWGYRDLKKNAPTGMLVTTGEHEATRWGFRMLLEMECCDIIQPDVGWCGGVTELIKIANLADSKGVMMIPHGSSVYSYHFVITRHNSPFAEFLMMAPKADEVVPMFHPQLIGEPVPVNGKLKLSDAPGFGVELNREVGLHRPYAR, from the coding sequence ATGGCGTTCCCCGTCATCAAACACGTCCGCGCCTTTGTCGTCCGTGGCGGCGGCGCCGATTATCATGATCAGGGCGCTGGCCACTGGATCGACGACCACATCGCCACCCCGATGTCGCGCTATCCGGAGTATCGCCAGAGCCGGCAGAGCTTTGGCATCAACGTGCTGGGCACGCTGGTCGTCGAGATCGAGGCCGCCGACGGCACGATCGGCTTCGCGGTGACCACTGGCGGCGAACCGGCCGCCTACATCGTCGAAAAGCACCTTTCCCGCTTCCTGGAAGGCCGCGACCCGACCGAGGTCGAGAAGATCTGGGACCAGATGTATTTCTCGACCCAGTACTACGGCCGCAAAGGCCTGGTGGTGAACGCCATCTCCGGCGTCGACCTGGCCCTCTACGACCTTCTCGGCAAACTTCGGCAGGAGCCGGTCTACGCCCTGCTCGGCGGCAAGGTCCGCGACGAGCTGACCTTCTACGCGACGGGCGCCCGGCCGGATCTGGCCAAGCAGATGGGCTTCATCGGCGGCAAGATGCCTCTGCACCACGGCCCGGCCGAGGGCGAGGAAGGCCTTCGCAAGAACATCGAGGAGCTGGCGACCATGCGCGAGCGCGTGGGCGAAGACTTCTGGCTGATGTTCGACTGCTGGATGTCGCTGGACCTCAACTACGCCACCAAGCTGGCCCACAAGGCCCATGAGTATGGCCTGAAGTGGATCGAGGAAGCGCTGAGCCCCGACGACTACTGGGGCTATCGCGACCTGAAGAAGAATGCCCCGACCGGCATGCTGGTCACCACTGGCGAGCACGAGGCCACCCGCTGGGGCTTCCGCATGCTGCTGGAGATGGAATGCTGCGACATCATCCAGCCGGACGTGGGCTGGTGCGGCGGCGTCACCGAGCTGATCAAGATCGCCAACCTGGCCGACAGCAAGGGCGTGATGATGATCCCGCACGGCTCCAGCGTCTACAGCTACCACTTCGTCATCACGCGCCATAACAGCCCGTTCGCCGAGTTCCTGATGATGGCTCCGAAGGCTGATGAGGTGGTGCCGATGTTCCACCCGCAGCTGATCGGCGAGCCGGTGCCGGTGAACGGCAAGCTCAAGCTCTCCGACGCGCCGGGCTTCGGCGTCGAACTCAATCGCGAGGTCGGTCTCCACCGGCCTTACGCCCGCTAG
- a CDS encoding IclR family transcriptional regulator, whose translation MEGDDKTAPKSPSGSQTLFRGLDLLDVVAESGTIALPALAKQLGLTRSTTHRLATALVERRFLSQAPREGYSLGSKLLELGYLASQQMDLPRIARPHLEKLWEETEDTVHLGVLDDGRALYLDKLTGRRRINISSRVGDRQPIRSTGLGKALVLDEVEDRLRDLYRSEGPPAPGAPDEAQWIDWMRDYAKRGVAFDLEENEDRIRCVAAPIRGPSGLIVGAISVSGAAQYMDDDRMKALVDDVRDTANAIGRDLGWNGKKTARKG comes from the coding sequence ATGGAGGGGGACGACAAAACGGCGCCCAAGTCTCCGAGCGGCAGCCAGACTCTGTTCCGCGGGCTGGACCTTCTGGATGTGGTCGCGGAGTCCGGAACCATCGCCTTGCCGGCGCTGGCCAAGCAACTAGGCCTGACCCGCAGCACCACTCATCGTCTGGCCACCGCCCTTGTCGAGCGTCGGTTTCTGTCTCAAGCGCCGCGCGAAGGCTACAGCCTCGGTTCGAAGCTTCTGGAGCTGGGCTATCTGGCCAGCCAGCAGATGGATCTGCCGCGCATCGCCAGGCCCCATCTCGAGAAGCTGTGGGAAGAGACCGAGGACACCGTGCACCTTGGCGTGCTCGATGATGGCCGCGCGCTCTATCTCGACAAGCTGACCGGTCGGCGTCGTATCAACATCAGCTCGCGCGTCGGCGATCGCCAGCCCATCCGATCGACGGGGCTGGGCAAGGCGCTGGTGCTGGACGAGGTCGAGGATCGCTTGCGCGACCTCTACCGGTCGGAAGGGCCGCCGGCGCCCGGCGCGCCCGACGAGGCCCAATGGATCGACTGGATGCGCGACTACGCCAAGCGTGGCGTCGCCTTCGACCTTGAAGAGAACGAGGACCGCATCCGCTGCGTCGCCGCGCCGATCCGTGGGCCCTCGGGGCTGATCGTCGGGGCGATCAGCGTTTCGGGCGCGGCCCAATACATGGACGACGACCGCATGAAGGCGCTGGTCGACGACGTCCGTGACACCGCCAACGCTATCGGCCGAGACCTCGGCTGGAATGGCAAAAAGACCGCCCGCAAGGGCTAG
- a CDS encoding SDR family NAD(P)-dependent oxidoreductase, translating to MLLKDKVVLVTGASQGIGKAAAIGCAQHGADVAINYHSDEAGAADAVAQIEALGRRAIAVKGDVAQVETAGAFVEAAVDAFGKVDVFVNNAGICPFHAFLDMPPEVMERTMKVNLFGAYYMVQAAANQMVKQGHGGAIIAVSSISALVGGGMQTHYTPTKAGVHSLMQSTAIALGKHGIRCNSVLPGTIETAINKEDLADVAKREYMAGRIPLGRLGEPDDLAGPIVFLASDLAKYVTGAALLVDGGAFVNLQ from the coding sequence ATGCTTCTGAAGGACAAGGTGGTGCTGGTGACCGGCGCCTCGCAGGGGATCGGCAAGGCCGCCGCGATCGGTTGCGCCCAGCACGGCGCCGACGTGGCGATCAACTACCACTCCGACGAAGCAGGCGCGGCCGACGCCGTCGCCCAGATCGAAGCGCTGGGCCGCCGCGCCATCGCGGTGAAGGGCGATGTCGCCCAGGTCGAGACCGCAGGGGCCTTCGTGGAAGCCGCCGTGGACGCGTTCGGCAAGGTCGACGTCTTCGTCAACAACGCCGGCATCTGCCCCTTCCACGCCTTCCTCGACATGCCGCCCGAGGTCATGGAGCGGACGATGAAGGTGAACCTCTTCGGCGCCTACTACATGGTTCAGGCCGCGGCCAACCAGATGGTGAAGCAGGGTCACGGTGGCGCGATCATCGCCGTCAGCTCGATCAGCGCCCTGGTCGGCGGCGGCATGCAGACCCACTACACCCCGACCAAGGCCGGCGTGCACAGCCTGATGCAATCGACGGCGATCGCGCTGGGCAAGCACGGCATCCGCTGCAACTCGGTGCTGCCGGGCACCATCGAGACGGCCATCAACAAGGAAGACCTCGCCGACGTCGCCAAGCGCGAATACATGGCCGGCCGCATCCCGCTGGGCCGCCTGGGCGAGCCCGACGACCTGGCCGGGCCGATCGTGTTCCTGGCTTCGGATCTCGCCAAGTACGTCACCGGCGCGGCTTTGCTGGTCGACGGCGGCGCCTTCGTGAACCTGCAGTAG
- a CDS encoding L-rhamnose mutarotase yields the protein MSTTTESRPLAFRMQLKPGVAAEYERRHDELWTDLAEALREAGVYDYSIFLDEETMSLFAVLRLRPDNTKDALPLKPVMKRWWDYMADLMAVHPDNKPVEWPLKPVFYFEG from the coding sequence ATGAGCACGACCACGGAAAGCCGCCCCCTCGCCTTCCGCATGCAGCTGAAGCCCGGCGTCGCGGCCGAGTACGAGCGCCGCCATGACGAACTCTGGACCGATCTCGCCGAAGCCCTGCGCGAAGCGGGCGTCTACGACTATTCGATCTTCCTGGACGAGGAGACCATGAGCCTCTTCGCCGTGTTGCGCCTGCGCCCCGACAACACCAAGGACGCCCTGCCCCTGAAGCCGGTGATGAAGCGCTGGTGGGACTACATGGCCGATCTGATGGCGGTCCATCCCGACAACAAGCCGGTCGAATGGCCGCTAAAGCCCGTCTTCTACTTCGAGGGTTGA
- the lldD gene encoding FMN-dependent L-lactate dehydrogenase LldD, which yields MIVSSTTDFREAARRKLPRFLFDYIDGGAYAERTLGRNVSDLADIALRQRVLKDVSAGDPSTTLFGVKQALPVALAPVGLTGMYARRGECQAARAAAKKGVPFCLSTVSVCDVDEVSKASSAPIWFQLYVLRDRAFMRDLLIRAREAGATALVFTVDMPVPGARYRDAHSGMSGPNAAARRIAQAMFKPAWAWDVGVMGRPHTLGNVAPVLGENSGLEDFMGWLGANFDPSIQWKDLEWIRDLWKGPLIIKGVLDPEDAKAAADIGADGVVVSNHGGRQLDGVLSSARALPAIADAVGDRLTVLADSGVRSGLDVVRMLALGAKGVLLGRAAVYALAARGEAGVTQLLDLIEKEMRVAMALTGVRDVASIDRSILAELKS from the coding sequence ATGATCGTCTCGTCCACGACGGACTTTCGCGAGGCGGCGCGGCGCAAGCTGCCGCGCTTCCTGTTCGACTATATCGACGGCGGCGCCTACGCCGAGCGGACCCTGGGCCGCAACGTCTCGGACCTCGCCGACATCGCCTTACGCCAGCGCGTGCTGAAGGATGTCTCCGCCGGAGATCCCTCGACCACGCTGTTCGGCGTCAAGCAGGCCTTGCCGGTCGCCTTGGCGCCGGTCGGCCTGACGGGCATGTACGCGCGACGCGGCGAGTGCCAGGCCGCGCGGGCCGCCGCCAAGAAGGGCGTGCCGTTCTGTCTGTCGACGGTCTCGGTCTGCGACGTCGACGAGGTCAGCAAGGCGTCGTCGGCGCCGATCTGGTTCCAGCTCTACGTGTTGCGGGACCGCGCCTTCATGCGCGACCTGCTGATCCGAGCCCGGGAAGCGGGCGCCACGGCCCTGGTCTTCACGGTCGACATGCCCGTGCCCGGCGCCCGCTATCGTGACGCCCACTCCGGCATGAGCGGACCGAACGCGGCCGCGCGGCGCATAGCCCAGGCGATGTTCAAGCCGGCCTGGGCCTGGGACGTCGGCGTGATGGGGCGCCCCCACACCCTGGGCAATGTCGCGCCGGTGCTGGGCGAGAACTCCGGCCTCGAGGACTTCATGGGCTGGCTGGGGGCGAACTTCGACCCCTCCATCCAGTGGAAGGACCTCGAGTGGATCCGCGACCTGTGGAAAGGTCCCCTGATCATCAAGGGCGTGCTCGATCCCGAAGACGCCAAGGCCGCGGCCGACATCGGCGCGGATGGCGTGGTGGTCTCCAACCATGGGGGCCGCCAGCTCGACGGCGTGCTGTCCAGCGCCCGGGCGCTGCCGGCGATCGCCGACGCGGTGGGAGACCGGCTGACCGTGCTGGCCGATAGCGGCGTGCGCTCCGGCCTGGACGTCGTGCGGATGTTGGCGCTGGGCGCCAAGGGCGTCCTGCTGGGCCGAGCCGCCGTCTACGCCCTGGCCGCGCGCGGCGAAGCGGGCGTCACCCAGCTGCTGGACCTGATCGAGAAGGAAATGCGCGTGGCCATGGCCCTCACCGGCGTGCGCGACGTCGCCAGCATCGACCGGTCCATCCTCGCGGAGCTCAAATCATGA